One genomic segment of Oncorhynchus kisutch isolate 150728-3 linkage group LG15, Okis_V2, whole genome shotgun sequence includes these proteins:
- the LOC116353687 gene encoding LOW QUALITY PROTEIN: cardiotrophin-like cytokine factor 1 (The sequence of the model RefSeq protein was modified relative to this genomic sequence to represent the inferred CDS: deleted 1 base in 1 codon) has protein sequence QSVQVPDPSFSLSNERTSIERTYELTKYLEHQLREIKDTYLSYLGPPFSDPDFSPPRPNSTALSLPSAATRLELWRGLENRARLAQNQRAYSVLLGAVRELARSTLCPYLQSSLLHFSTGLDGLLGSISGLMNTLGYALPPAGIEAQYPRRKGTGGNGEATGRRPAPLMSQGLYETGAEMGAGPRRHTLDDQRGAGTTRGLVRGQKEESTRRE, from the exons CAATCGGTCCAGGTCCCAGACCCCTCCTTCAGCCTGTCCAATGAGAGGACTTCGATTGAGAGGACGTATGAGCTGAccaagtatctggagcatcagctgAGAGAGATAAAGGACACCTAT tTATCCTACCTGGGC CCGCCGTTCAGTGACCCAGACTTCTCCCCTCCGCGGCCCAACAGCACAGCCCTGTCCTTACCCAGCGCGGCCACCCGTCTGGAGCTGTGGCGGGGCCTGGAGAACCGTGCAAGGCTGGCCCAGAACCAGAGGGCTTACTCTGTTCTGCTGGGGGCGGTGAGGGAGCTGGCCCGCTCCACTCTCTGCCCCTACCTCCAGAGCTCCCTGCTGCACTTTTCTACAGGCCTGGACGGTCTGTTAGGGTCTATATCAGGCCTCATGAACACACTGGGGTATGCCCTGCCTCCTGCTGGGATTGAGGCGCAGTACCCACGTCGTAAGGGCACAGGGGGCAATGGTGAGGCGACGGGACGCAGACCAGCTCCACTTATGAGTCAGGGTCTCTATGAGACAGGGGCGGAGATGGGGGCGGGACCAAGGAGGCATACCCTTGATGATCAGAGGGGTGCTGGGACCACCAGAGGGCTGGTGAGAGGACAAAAGGAGGAGAGCACCAGGAGAGAATga